From the genome of Cellvibrio japonicus Ueda107, one region includes:
- a CDS encoding peptidylprolyl isomerase: MKLPFAQILNNVIGHPLKTTALGLGLLCGAHAHATIVEVQTVLGNVQINLFDHDPATKATVDNFLNYVEGAEGYGNYENNVIHRVTSSSSGKLYVVQAGGYFYDGSLPLKSVKTGPKITNQPIYSNVRGTVAMAKQSSGPDTASSQWFFNLNDVNAENLDTQNGGFTVFGQVISGIDVLDAIAALNRFNMRSPLDAIPLRDYTAEDATNNVTVDDRHLVLISNILVVNADPNSAATLNPVKNTLINKKSDGSSSVGLWMLALLGLMVGLRRAKAKYIAKEC, from the coding sequence ATGAAATTGCCGTTTGCTCAAATCCTGAACAACGTTATCGGCCACCCCCTGAAAACCACTGCCCTTGGGCTTGGTTTGTTATGTGGTGCCCATGCCCACGCAACGATAGTGGAGGTGCAAACGGTTTTGGGCAATGTTCAAATTAACTTGTTCGATCACGACCCGGCAACCAAGGCAACCGTTGATAACTTCCTCAACTATGTCGAAGGTGCAGAGGGTTACGGTAATTACGAAAATAACGTGATTCACCGCGTAACCAGCTCATCGTCAGGAAAATTGTATGTTGTCCAGGCTGGTGGTTATTTTTACGATGGCAGCCTCCCGCTGAAATCGGTGAAAACCGGCCCCAAAATCACCAACCAGCCAATCTATTCGAATGTGCGTGGCACAGTTGCCATGGCTAAGCAATCCTCAGGTCCGGATACCGCCAGCAGCCAGTGGTTTTTCAACCTGAATGATGTGAATGCGGAAAATCTGGATACCCAAAATGGCGGATTTACCGTTTTCGGCCAGGTGATCAGTGGTATTGACGTCCTGGATGCCATAGCTGCCCTGAATCGCTTCAATATGCGCTCGCCCCTGGATGCAATCCCCCTGCGTGACTATACCGCTGAAGACGCTACAAATAACGTCACTGTTGATGATCGCCACCTGGTGCTGATTAGCAATATCCTGGTTGTCAACGCAGATCCCAACTCAGCAGCAACCCTTAATCCGGTCAAAAATACCCTCATCAATAAAAAGAGTGATGGCAGCAGTTCTGTCGGCCTGTGGATGCTTGCCCTGTTGGGGTTAATGGTCGGATTGCGCCGGGCCAAGGCTAAATATATCGCTAAAGAGTGCTAA
- a CDS encoding HPP family protein, whose amino-acid sequence MSVNHWLHEARALLGIERNTTSHHEKLVSALGAFLGILAVYWGTRWYFPHGFMHTAGTLIMVTSMGASAVLLFAVPQGALSQPWQVLGGHLISAFVGVSCQQMFPDQTWTPALAVGLAVGAMHYARCIHPPGGATALAAVIGGPEIYRLEYYYLLMPILVNVTSILLMAVAFNALFPWRRYPAHLTRRTLAKPTKTSERQYELTQEDFSAAMEELDSYIDITHDNLTQLLELAKQHAEKNITHPNEIIAGRYYSNGKLGNLWSVRQVIDAADSSPSANKDQVIYKTVAGDGAYATGICLRTEFRLWARYEVKPQANGHWLKCIDE is encoded by the coding sequence ATGTCTGTTAATCATTGGCTGCATGAAGCTCGCGCGTTATTGGGGATAGAGCGCAATACCACGAGTCATCACGAGAAACTGGTTTCTGCCTTGGGGGCTTTCCTGGGTATCCTGGCTGTCTATTGGGGAACCCGCTGGTATTTCCCCCATGGTTTTATGCACACTGCAGGCACATTGATCATGGTGACCTCCATGGGAGCGTCAGCCGTATTGCTATTTGCTGTCCCCCAGGGAGCCTTGTCACAGCCATGGCAAGTATTGGGCGGACACTTGATTTCCGCTTTTGTCGGTGTCAGCTGCCAGCAGATGTTCCCGGATCAAACCTGGACTCCCGCGCTGGCAGTCGGTCTGGCTGTCGGTGCCATGCACTATGCACGCTGTATTCATCCACCCGGCGGTGCGACTGCGCTTGCCGCGGTGATTGGCGGGCCTGAAATCTACCGCCTGGAATACTACTACCTGTTGATGCCTATCCTGGTGAATGTGACCAGTATCCTGCTAATGGCGGTTGCGTTTAATGCGCTGTTTCCCTGGCGGCGCTACCCGGCCCATCTCACTCGCCGAACCCTGGCCAAGCCAACCAAAACTTCAGAGCGTCAATACGAGCTGACCCAGGAGGACTTTTCGGCGGCTATGGAAGAGTTGGATTCCTATATCGATATTACGCATGACAACTTGACCCAGCTATTGGAGTTGGCCAAACAACACGCTGAAAAAAATATTACCCATCCCAATGAGATTATTGCAGGTCGCTACTACAGCAATGGCAAACTGGGGAACTTGTGGAGTGTGCGCCAAGTCATAGACGCCGCTGACAGCAGCCCGTCGGCGAATAAGGATCAGGTTATTTATAAAACGGTGGCGGGCGATGGTGCCTATGCAACGGGAATTTGCCTGCGCACTGAATTCCGTCTCTGGGCGCGCTATGAAGTAAAGCCCCAGGCCAACGGACACTGGTTAAAGTGTATCGATGAATAG
- a CDS encoding heavy-metal-associated domain-containing protein — MYRFHVPAMTCDGCARAITRAIQRQDPQASISALPSSHRVDIQTGLDKGQLVHILEEAGYGDGLEEIPHG; from the coding sequence ATGTACCGTTTCCATGTTCCTGCGATGACCTGTGATGGCTGTGCACGCGCAATCACCCGTGCAATCCAGCGGCAAGATCCGCAGGCCAGTATCAGTGCACTCCCCTCAAGCCACCGGGTAGATATCCAAACCGGATTGGACAAGGGCCAACTGGTGCATATTCTGGAAGAGGCCGGCTACGGCGATGGGTTGGAGGAAATCCCGCATGGCTAA
- a CDS encoding heavy metal translocating P-type ATPase — translation MTCASCVGHVERALSRVVGVTGVNVNLATERAHIELADGTDTAGITPQLISSVEKAGYDASLLTTDATAIDDKEEERNNLQRQLWIAALLTLPVFLLEMGGHLIPALHHWIIATLGNNHWIIQAILTTWVMFGPGQVFYRKGLPALFRLQPDMNSLVALGSLAAWGYSLVATFKADWLPAQAVHVYYEAAAVIVTLILLGRLLEARAKGRTSEAIRQLIKLQPHKAQRLRDGQPEEVDVTALKPGDVVLVRPGERIPMDGQLLEGQSYVDESMMTGEPLPINKKAGDNLIGGTLNTTGSLTYRLTHVGKDTLLARIIQLVEQAQGSKLPIQAVVDQVTRWFVPAVMLIALVTFAVWLAVGPQPALSFALVNAVAVLIIACPCAMGLATPTSIMVATGRAANLGILFRRGDALQTLAEVRVIAFDKTGTLTQGKPELTDFIVADGINSAELLALAAAAEQHSEHPIAQALIKAAAAQALTLPRLLQFEAIPGFGLKAKLETPAGEQILYIGADRLMVHIGLAIDSLSANAERLAHEGKTPIYLAVNGRVAGIMALADTIKPGTREALDTLHQLGYKLAMVSGDNTRTAQAIARQLGIDDVVAEVLPEQKVNVVKTLRQRKGKIAFVGDGINDAPALAEADVGLAMGTGTDIAIESADVVLVRGDVNAVAQGLGLAQATMRNIKQNLFWAFAYNVALIPLAAGLAYPVLGILLSPVFAAGAMALSSVFVVTNALRLRSWRAT, via the coding sequence ATGACCTGTGCCTCTTGTGTCGGCCATGTGGAGCGCGCCTTGTCCAGGGTAGTTGGCGTCACCGGGGTGAATGTCAACCTGGCTACTGAACGGGCGCATATCGAGCTGGCTGATGGTACGGACACAGCCGGTATTACCCCGCAATTGATCAGCAGCGTAGAAAAAGCAGGCTACGATGCCAGCTTACTCACTACAGACGCCACGGCTATCGATGACAAGGAGGAAGAGCGCAACAACCTGCAACGCCAATTGTGGATAGCCGCCTTGTTAACCCTGCCTGTGTTTTTACTGGAAATGGGCGGACACCTGATCCCTGCCCTGCACCACTGGATCATAGCGACCCTGGGAAATAACCATTGGATCATACAGGCCATATTAACGACATGGGTCATGTTCGGCCCCGGGCAGGTCTTTTATCGCAAGGGGCTGCCAGCCCTATTCCGTTTGCAACCGGATATGAACTCACTGGTTGCCCTGGGTAGCCTTGCGGCCTGGGGATATTCGCTGGTCGCCACCTTTAAAGCCGATTGGTTGCCTGCCCAGGCTGTCCATGTCTACTACGAAGCAGCTGCAGTTATTGTCACCCTTATTTTGTTGGGCCGTTTGCTGGAGGCTCGTGCCAAAGGGCGTACCAGCGAAGCCATTCGCCAGTTAATCAAACTCCAACCACACAAGGCTCAGCGCCTGCGCGATGGCCAGCCCGAGGAAGTTGATGTCACTGCCCTGAAACCGGGCGATGTCGTATTGGTGCGCCCCGGTGAGCGTATTCCCATGGATGGCCAGTTACTTGAAGGCCAATCCTATGTCGATGAATCCATGATGACCGGTGAGCCCTTGCCTATTAACAAAAAAGCCGGCGATAACCTGATTGGTGGAACACTCAATACCACAGGTTCCCTTACCTATCGACTCACCCATGTTGGCAAAGACACATTACTTGCCAGGATTATCCAACTGGTTGAACAGGCGCAGGGCAGTAAGCTGCCTATCCAGGCAGTCGTAGATCAAGTCACGCGTTGGTTTGTACCGGCAGTGATGCTGATTGCACTGGTGACGTTTGCCGTTTGGCTGGCGGTTGGTCCGCAACCGGCACTCAGTTTTGCCCTGGTCAATGCAGTTGCGGTACTGATTATTGCCTGCCCCTGTGCCATGGGCTTGGCGACACCAACATCGATTATGGTGGCCACAGGCAGGGCTGCGAACCTGGGAATACTCTTTCGTCGAGGCGATGCATTGCAAACCCTGGCAGAGGTTCGTGTTATCGCCTTTGATAAAACCGGAACCCTGACGCAGGGCAAACCTGAATTGACAGACTTTATCGTCGCAGACGGTATCAACAGTGCGGAGTTGCTCGCCCTTGCAGCAGCGGCCGAACAACATTCGGAACATCCTATCGCCCAAGCGTTGATCAAGGCTGCCGCTGCACAGGCGTTAACGCTACCCAGGCTCCTCCAGTTTGAAGCAATTCCCGGGTTTGGCCTAAAAGCAAAACTCGAAACCCCGGCGGGCGAACAAATCCTGTATATCGGAGCCGATCGATTAATGGTGCATATAGGCTTGGCGATTGACAGCCTATCGGCTAATGCAGAGCGCCTCGCCCACGAAGGAAAAACCCCGATTTACCTCGCCGTAAATGGCCGTGTAGCGGGCATCATGGCATTGGCTGACACCATCAAGCCCGGCACCAGGGAGGCCCTGGATACCTTGCATCAACTTGGCTATAAACTGGCCATGGTCAGCGGAGATAACACGCGCACGGCACAGGCAATTGCCAGACAACTGGGGATTGATGATGTGGTTGCTGAGGTATTACCGGAACAAAAAGTCAATGTTGTAAAAACACTGCGCCAACGCAAGGGAAAAATTGCATTTGTCGGCGATGGTATCAACGATGCCCCTGCCCTTGCTGAAGCCGATGTTGGCCTGGCCATGGGAACAGGTACCGATATCGCCATTGAAAGCGCGGATGTTGTTTTAGTGCGCGGCGATGTTAATGCAGTTGCACAAGGGCTGGGATTGGCGCAGGCAACCATGCGCAATATCAAACAGAATTTATTCTGGGCATTTGCTTACAA